Part of the Quadrisphaera sp. DSM 44207 genome, CGGAGCGCTCGCGCGCTCGGGACCCCTCGACGAGGCGCTGGCCTGGTTCTTCGCCGTCTCGGCGTGGCCGGTGCTGGTGTACTTCCTGCTGATCAACACCAGCTACCTGGTGCTGGTCGCCCTCGCGGCGCTGGACCACGCCCGGCACCTGCGCCGCGTGCCCTTCGCCGGCTACGACGAGGTGCACGCCTCGCCGCTGACCACGCCGGTGTCGGTGCTCGTGCCCGCCCACGACGAGGAGGCGGGGATCGTGCCGGCGGTGGGCGCGATGCTCGCCCTGCGCTACCCCGTGCACGAGGTCGTCGTCGTCGACGACGGCTCCCGCGACGCCACCTTCGAGCGCCTGGCCGAGGCGTACGGGCTCGTGCAGGTGCCCCGCGAGCTGCCCCAGGACGTCGCGACCCGCGGCCGCGTGCTGTCCGTGCACGTGCCCCGCGACGGGCGCACCCCGCTGGTCGTGGTCCGCAAGGAGAACGGCGGCCGCTCCGACGCCCTCAACGTCGCCGTCAACGCGGCCCGCCACGAGCTGGTCTGCTTCGTCGACGCCGACTCCATCCTCGACCCCGACGCGCTGCTGACCGTCACCAAGCCCTTCGTCGACGACCCCGCCCGCGTCGTGGCCACCGGCGGCGTCGTGCGCGCGGTCAACGGCTGCCGCGTCGTCGCCGGCCGCGTCGTCGAGGTGCGCATGCCGCGGGGCTGGCTGCCGCGCGTCCAGGTCGTGGAGTACCTGCGCGCGTTCCTGCTCGGGCGCACCGGCTGGTCGCGCCTGGGCTCGCTCGTGCTGATCTCCGGCGCCTTCGGGCTCTTCCGCCGCGACGTGGTCGTCGAGGTCGGCGGGCTGGACCCCGACTGCATCGGCGAGGACTTCGAGCTGTGCGTCAAGGTGCACCGGGCGATGCGGGACGCGCGCCGGGACTACCGCGTCGTCTTCGTCGGCGAGCCGGTCTCGTGGACGGAGGTGCCCTCCACCCGCCGCGTGCTGGCCAGCCAGCGCCGCCGCTGGCACCGGGGGCTGTGGGAGGTGCTCTGGCGCCACCGCGACATGGTCGGCAACCCCCGCTACGGGCGGGTCGGCCTCCTCGCGCTGCCGTACTACGTCGTCTTCGAGCTGCTCGCTCCCGTCCTCGAGCTCGTCGGCCTGCTCGTCGTCCCGCTCGGGTGGGCGCTGGGGCTGGTCGACCCGGCGTACGCGCTGCTGTTCGGGCTGGTCGCCTACGGCTACGCCGTCGTCGTCTCGATGACCGCCCTCGCCGTGGAGGAGTTCTCCTTCCACCGCTACGGCCGGTGGCGCGACCTGGGCACCGCCGTGCTCGTCGCCGTCCTCGAGAACCTGGGGTACCGCCAGCTCACCGCGTGGTGGCGCCTGCAGGGGCTGTGGGCGGCGCTGCGCGGGCGCGAGCAGGTGTGGGGCGTGATGACCCGCGTCGGCTTCGCCGACGAGGCGCCCGCGACGCCGGCGCTCGCCGGCCGCGCCGCGGGGGCCGGCCGGTGAGGCGCGCGCGCACGCCCTCGGTCGCGGGCGGGCTGGGGTGGGCGTTCGGCCTGCTCGTCGCCCTCCTCGTCGCCGTCGGCGGCGCCGGCGTGGTCGGCCTGGTGGCGGCGGGGGAGGGCCGCGAGCGGGAGCTGGCCGTGGAGCGGCTGCGCGACGCCAACCAGGACCTGCTGCTGGCGATGACCGGCGCGGAGACCGGCGTGCGCGGCTACCGCCTGGCCCGCGACCGCTCCTTCCTCGAGCCCTTCACCGCCGGGCGCGAGGCCTTCCGGGCCGGCACGCTGGAGGCGCTGGCCCTGGCCGAGCCGGGGCAGCAGCGGCGGCTGGTCGAGGAGCAGCGGGCCGTCGGCCTGCACTGGTTCCGCGTCTACGGCGACCCGGTCTCGGCGATGGCCCCCGGCGAGGTCGAGGTCTCCCACGAGCTGACCCTGCGCAACAGGGACATCTTCGAGCGGCTGCGCGCCACCAACGGCGAGCTGGAGGCGGTGCTGGGCGAGGAGCGCGAGCGCGTCGCGACCCTCGAGGAGCGGCTGCGCCGCGGTGCGGTGGCCGGCACCGTGCTGGCCCTGGCCGTGGCCCTGGGCGTCGCGGCGCTGACCGCCGCCCGCGCGCGGCGCTCGCTCGTGCGGCCCCTGAGCGACCTCGTCGGCGTCCTGGCCAGCATGGCCGCCGGGGAGGAGCGCGCCCGCGCGGACGCCGCCAGCGGGCCCGCCGAGGTGCGCGCCGTCGCCCGCTCCCTCAACGCGCTCGCCGGCGAGAGCGAGCGCCTGCGCCAGGAGCAGGAGGGCGCCGCCCGGCTGGCCCGGCTCGCCGGCGAGATCGGGCGCAGCATCCGCGACCGCATCGACGCCCAGGAGTCCGTCGTCGAGGCCCTCTCCCGCGTCGGCGAGGAGCTGGGGGCCGACCGCGCGTGGCTGCGGCTGCTCGACGGGACCGCCTCCGGCGCCGTCGAGCGGTCCTGGGCGCGCGCGGGGCTGCCGCCCCTGGGTCCGCCGTCCGAGCCCGGCGGCTCCCCGGCGCAGCGGGCCGTGCGCGAGCACTACGCCCGCGGCGACGCCGTCGTCCTCGACGACGTGGCCGGGCACGAGCGCCTCCCGGCCTTCGTCCACGACGCGCTCGTCGCGCGCGCCGGCGCGCGCTCGGCCGTCCTCGTGCCGGTCGGGGCGGGCGAGGAGGCCATGGGCGTCCTCGGCGTCGTCACGTGCGCGGACCGGCGGTGCTGGAGCGAGCGCGAGGTCGCCCTCGTGCGCTCCGTCGCGGCGGACCTCGGGCGCGCGCTGGTGCTCGCCGGGCTCTACCGCCGCCAGCAGGAGCTCGTCGAGCAGCTGCGGGCCCTGGACCGGACCAAGAGCGACTTCCTCTCCGCCGTCTCGCACGAGCTGCGCACCCCGCTGACGAGCATCGCCGGGTACGTCGAGCTCATCCGCGACGGCGAGGCCGGCGAGGTGCCCGAGGACGTCGAGGCCATGCTGGCCGTCGTCGACCGCAACACCCGGCGGCTGCGCACGCTCATCGAGGACCTGCTCGCGCTCTCGCGCATCGAGTCCGGGGCGTTCCGGGTCAGCCGCGCGGACGTCGCGCTCGGCGGTGTCGCGGCCGCCGCCGTCGAGACCCTGCGCCCCGCCGCGGCCGCCGCCGGGCTGGGCGTGGACGTCGAGGGCTGCGAGCAGCACCTCCTCGTCCACGGGGACGCCGGCCAGCTCGAGCAGGCCCTGCGCCACCTGCTGTCGAACGCGGTCAAGTTCACCCCGCCCGGCGGCCGCGTGGCCGTGCGCGCGCGGGCCGAGCAGGGGTGGGCCGTCGTGGAGGTGGCCGACACGGGCATCGGCGTGCCCGAGGCCGAGCAGGCCGGGATGTTCTCCCGCTTCTTCCGGGCCTCCAACGCCACGCGCGCGGCGATCCAGGGCACCGGGCTCGGCCTGACGATCGTGCGCAGCATCGTCGAGCACCACGACGGCGTGCTCGCCGTCACCTCCGCCGAGGGCGCGGGCACGACCGTGGCGGTGCGCCTGCCGCTGGCACCCGCGCCCGCGCCCGCGCCCGCCCTGGTCGGGTGAGGGAGCGGGGAGGGACCGGTCAGGCGGCGGCCCGGCTGGCGGGCGCGCGCACGAGCTCCAGCGGGTCGGTGCGCACGCCGAAGCGCTGCCGCAGGGCCCGCGCGGCGGCGTACACGCCGTTCATGCCCTGCACCGACGGGCCCGGCGGCGTCGACGCCGAGCACAGGTAGACCCCGTCGACCGGGGTGCGGTACGGGTCCCACGCCGGCACCGGGCGGGCCACCAGCTGCCAGGGGGTGACCGCGCCGCCGGCGATGTCCCCGCCGACGTAGCTCTCGTCGTACTCGCCCTGCCGCTGCGCGGTCATGACGTTGCGGGCGAGCACGACGTCCCGGAAGCCGGGGGCGAAGCGCTCGATCTGCGCCGTGACGGCGTCCCCCATGTCGCGCGTGGAGCCGTGCGGCACGTGCGCGTAGGACCACAGGGTGGCGGCGCCGGCCGGGGCGCGGGAGTCGTCGACGACGTCGGGCTGCACGGCGATGACGTACGGCAGCTCGGGGTGGCGGCCGGCCTCCACCTCCCGCTCGGTGGCCAGCATCTCCGCGCGGGTGCCGCCCAGGTGCACGGTGGTCGCGCGCTCCATGCCCGGCGTCGCCCACGGCACGGGGCCGGAGAGGGCGAAGTCGACCTTGCAGGCCGCGTTGCCGTAGCGGAAGGCGCGCAGCCAGTGCGCGTACAGGCGCGGCAGCTGGTCGCCGGCGATGCGCAGCAGCCCCGCCGGCGCGACGTCGAGCAGGGTCGCGCGCGCCCGCGGCAGCTCGGCGAGGGAGTCGACCCGGTGCCCGGTGACGACGCGCCCGCCGCGCCGCTCGATCTCGGCGACCATCGCGTCGGCGATGCGCTGGCTGCCCCCGCGCACCAGCGGCCACCCGCCCGCGTGCGCCATGGCCGCCAGGTACAGGCCCGCCCCGGCGGGCATGAGGCGGCGCGAGGGCTGGATCGAGTGCGTCGAGACGCCCGTGAGCATCGCGGGGGCGACGTCGGTGTCGAAGCGCGCGTTCCACGCCCGGGTGCCCTGCTCGAGCGCGCGCAGCCCCATCCGCGCGCCGGTGAGCACCGTGCGCGGGCGCAGGCCGGGGAAGGTGCGCAGGTCCGACTGCGCGAGGGTGACGACGTCCTCCCAGTGCTCGACCAGCGGGCCGAGCAGGCGGCGCCAGGCAGGACCGTCGGCGCCCAGGGAGTCGGCCGTGGCGTCGAGGCTGCGGTGCGCGAGCCCGCCGCGGCCGCCGTCGAGCGGGTGGCCGTAGGCCACCTCCGGGTGCAGCCACTCCACCCCGTGCGCCGCGAGGTCGAAGGCCCGGAAGAAGGGGGAGACCACGCCGGCCGGGTGCACCGAGGAGCAGACGTCGTGCCAGAAGCCCGGCGCCACGACCTCGGACGTGCGCGTGCCGCCGCCCGGGACGTCGTGCGCCTCGTGGACCTCCACGCTCAGCCCCGCCCCCGCGAGCACGACCGCTGCTGCGAGCCCGTTGGGGCCCGAGCCGACGACGACGGCGTCCACCTCGGTGCTGGCCACGGCCGCGACGCTACCGGCGGGCCCCGACACCGGCGCGCCGGTGACCGCCGGGCCCCGGCACGATGGGGGCGTGGCGAGCGCGCGCGTGGCGGCGGTGGACTGCGGCACCAACTCGATCCGGCTGCTGGTCGCCGACGTCGACGCGGCCACGGGCGCCGTGACCGACCTGGACCGCCGGATGGAGGTCGTGCGCCTCGGCGAGGGCGTGGACCGCACCGGGGCCCTGGCCCCGCAGGCGCTGGAGCGCACCCTGGCCGCCACCCGGCGCTACGCCGAGGTCGTGCGCGCCCGGGGGGCGCAGCGGGTGCGGTTCGTGGCGACGTCCGCCAGCCGCGACGCCTCCAACGCGCACCTGCTCGTCGCCGGGGTGCGCGAGGCGCTGGGCGTGGACCCCGAGGTGGTCTCCGGCGACGAGGAGGCCGCGCTGTCCTTCCGCGGCGCCACGGGCGGGCTGAGCAGGGGGCACCCGGCGCCGCACCTGGTCGTCGACCTCGGCGGCGGCTCCACCGAGCTCGTCCTCGGCGACGGCGCGGCCGGCCGGGTCGAGGCGGCCCGCTCGGTCGACGTCGGCTGCGTGCGCCTGACCGAGCGGCACCTGCACGACGACCCGCCGGCCGCCGCCCAGGTGGCGGCCGCGCGGGCGGACGCGCGCGCGGCGCTGGACCTCGCGGCCGCGGCCGTGCCGCTGGCCCGCACCCGCACCCTGATCGGGGTGGCGGGCACGGTCACCACGATCACCGCGCACGCGCTGCGGCTGCCCGGCTACGACGCCGCGGCGATCCACGGCGCGGCGGTGCCGGTCGACGCCGTGCTCGCCGCGTGCGCGGACCTCCTCGCGATGCCGCGGGCGGCGCGCGCGGCCCTGCCGTTCATGCACCCCGGGCGCGTCGACGTGATCGGCGCCGGGGCGCTGCTGTGGGGGGAGGTCGTCGCCCGGGTGGCCGCGGAGTCGGGCGTGCGCGAGG contains:
- a CDS encoding glycosyltransferase family 2 protein translates to MSDLGALARSGPLDEALAWFFAVSAWPVLVYFLLINTSYLVLVALAALDHARHLRRVPFAGYDEVHASPLTTPVSVLVPAHDEEAGIVPAVGAMLALRYPVHEVVVVDDGSRDATFERLAEAYGLVQVPRELPQDVATRGRVLSVHVPRDGRTPLVVVRKENGGRSDALNVAVNAARHELVCFVDADSILDPDALLTVTKPFVDDPARVVATGGVVRAVNGCRVVAGRVVEVRMPRGWLPRVQVVEYLRAFLLGRTGWSRLGSLVLISGAFGLFRRDVVVEVGGLDPDCIGEDFELCVKVHRAMRDARRDYRVVFVGEPVSWTEVPSTRRVLASQRRRWHRGLWEVLWRHRDMVGNPRYGRVGLLALPYYVVFELLAPVLELVGLLVVPLGWALGLVDPAYALLFGLVAYGYAVVVSMTALAVEEFSFHRYGRWRDLGTAVLVAVLENLGYRQLTAWWRLQGLWAALRGREQVWGVMTRVGFADEAPATPALAGRAAGAGR
- a CDS encoding ATP-binding protein; translated protein: MRRARTPSVAGGLGWAFGLLVALLVAVGGAGVVGLVAAGEGRERELAVERLRDANQDLLLAMTGAETGVRGYRLARDRSFLEPFTAGREAFRAGTLEALALAEPGQQRRLVEEQRAVGLHWFRVYGDPVSAMAPGEVEVSHELTLRNRDIFERLRATNGELEAVLGEERERVATLEERLRRGAVAGTVLALAVALGVAALTAARARRSLVRPLSDLVGVLASMAAGEERARADAASGPAEVRAVARSLNALAGESERLRQEQEGAARLARLAGEIGRSIRDRIDAQESVVEALSRVGEELGADRAWLRLLDGTASGAVERSWARAGLPPLGPPSEPGGSPAQRAVREHYARGDAVVLDDVAGHERLPAFVHDALVARAGARSAVLVPVGAGEEAMGVLGVVTCADRRCWSEREVALVRSVAADLGRALVLAGLYRRQQELVEQLRALDRTKSDFLSAVSHELRTPLTSIAGYVELIRDGEAGEVPEDVEAMLAVVDRNTRRLRTLIEDLLALSRIESGAFRVSRADVALGGVAAAAVETLRPAAAAAGLGVDVEGCEQHLLVHGDAGQLEQALRHLLSNAVKFTPPGGRVAVRARAEQGWAVVEVADTGIGVPEAEQAGMFSRFFRASNATRAAIQGTGLGLTIVRSIVEHHDGVLAVTSAEGAGTTVAVRLPLAPAPAPAPALVG
- a CDS encoding NAD(P)/FAD-dependent oxidoreductase, coding for MASTEVDAVVVGSGPNGLAAAVVLAGAGLSVEVHEAHDVPGGGTRTSEVVAPGFWHDVCSSVHPAGVVSPFFRAFDLAAHGVEWLHPEVAYGHPLDGGRGGLAHRSLDATADSLGADGPAWRRLLGPLVEHWEDVVTLAQSDLRTFPGLRPRTVLTGARMGLRALEQGTRAWNARFDTDVAPAMLTGVSTHSIQPSRRLMPAGAGLYLAAMAHAGGWPLVRGGSQRIADAMVAEIERRGGRVVTGHRVDSLAELPRARATLLDVAPAGLLRIAGDQLPRLYAHWLRAFRYGNAACKVDFALSGPVPWATPGMERATTVHLGGTRAEMLATEREVEAGRHPELPYVIAVQPDVVDDSRAPAGAATLWSYAHVPHGSTRDMGDAVTAQIERFAPGFRDVVLARNVMTAQRQGEYDESYVGGDIAGGAVTPWQLVARPVPAWDPYRTPVDGVYLCSASTPPGPSVQGMNGVYAAARALRQRFGVRTDPLELVRAPASRAAA
- a CDS encoding exopolyphosphatase, producing the protein MASARVAAVDCGTNSIRLLVADVDAATGAVTDLDRRMEVVRLGEGVDRTGALAPQALERTLAATRRYAEVVRARGAQRVRFVATSASRDASNAHLLVAGVREALGVDPEVVSGDEEAALSFRGATGGLSRGHPAPHLVVDLGGGSTELVLGDGAAGRVEAARSVDVGCVRLTERHLHDDPPAAAQVAAARADARAALDLAAAAVPLARTRTLIGVAGTVTTITAHALRLPGYDAAAIHGAAVPVDAVLAACADLLAMPRAARAALPFMHPGRVDVIGAGALLWGEVVARVAAESGVREVVASEHDVLDGIALALARAGG